The following proteins come from a genomic window of Pseudomonas hygromyciniae:
- a CDS encoding efflux RND transporter periplasmic adaptor subunit, whose protein sequence is MKKPFLTIGRVVLTLLVVTFACVVVWRMVMYYMFAPWTRDGHIRADIVQIAPDVSGLIQQVDVRDNQLVTRGQVLFSVDQDRFKLALRQAQAAVADRQETLAQAQREAKRNRGLGNLVASEQLEESQSRVARAQSALAEAQVTVDSAQLNLDRSVIRSPVDGYVNDRAPRAQEFVTAGRPVLSVVDSNSFHIDGYFEETKLDGIHVGQSVDIRVIGDNARLRGHVQSIVAGIEDRDRTSGANLLPNVNPAFSWVRLAQRIPVRIAFDDVPADFRMIAGRTATVSIIDDQPKSGDQP, encoded by the coding sequence ATGAAAAAACCTTTTTTGACGATTGGCCGTGTGGTCCTGACGTTGCTCGTAGTGACCTTCGCCTGCGTCGTGGTCTGGCGCATGGTCATGTACTACATGTTCGCCCCCTGGACCCGCGACGGGCATATCCGTGCAGACATCGTGCAGATCGCCCCGGACGTGTCCGGGCTGATCCAGCAGGTGGACGTGCGCGACAACCAGTTGGTGACCCGTGGCCAGGTGCTGTTTTCGGTGGACCAGGACCGCTTCAAGCTTGCCCTGCGCCAAGCCCAGGCGGCCGTGGCCGACCGCCAGGAAACCCTGGCCCAGGCCCAGCGTGAAGCCAAGCGTAACCGTGGCCTGGGCAACCTGGTGGCCAGCGAGCAACTGGAAGAAAGCCAGTCCCGCGTGGCCCGCGCTCAGTCGGCCCTGGCCGAAGCGCAGGTGACGGTGGACAGCGCCCAGCTCAACCTCGACCGCTCGGTGATCCGCAGCCCGGTGGATGGCTACGTCAACGACCGTGCGCCTCGTGCCCAGGAGTTCGTGACCGCCGGGCGTCCGGTGTTGTCGGTGGTGGACAGCAATTCCTTCCACATCGATGGCTATTTTGAAGAGACCAAGCTGGACGGCATTCATGTCGGCCAGAGCGTGGATATCCGCGTGATTGGCGACAACGCGCGCTTGCGCGGCCATGTGCAGAGCATCGTTGCCGGGATCGAAGACCGCGACCGCACCAGCGGCGCCAACCTGCTGCCCAACGTCAACCCGGCCTTCAGTTGGGTGCGCCTGGCCCAGCGGATTCCGGTGCGCATTGCCTTTGATGACGTGCCGGCGGACTTCCGCATGATTGCCGGGCGCACGGCCACCGTGTCGATCATCGATGACCAGCCCAAATCCGGAGACCAGCCATGA
- a CDS encoding efflux transporter outer membrane subunit, which yields MKQLLATAGLGLLLSACQVVGPDYQLPDAAAVNRGDLQGQLAGQGNNVVSAPVPADWWKLYQDPRLDELVRQAMASNTDLRVAAANLQRARFQVQEAQSAGGWSGGVKLGAQRLQESGEAFLLADKVPVANVGDIGITTSYQFDLFGTLQRGIEGAQANADATQAAVDTARITLVADVVRSYTQVCAANEELHIARQSLDLQAQSTRLTQRLRDAGRGDETQVTRSQTQFKSLRAELPRFEAARQAGLFRLSMLLAKPLDQLPAGTRDCAELPQIAQLLPVGDGATLLKRRPDVRQAERRLAAATAGIGVATGELYPDISIGASIGTVGIIDNLGKPATNRWGFGPLLSWTVPSNGSRARIHEAEAATQGALAHFDGVVLNAIRETQTGLAQYTAQLERRDALAEAEQSAQQAADQTHRFFQAGRESFLADLQATRTYTDMRAQLAQANTQVAMSQIDLFLALGGGWESGRTHGAEPGKP from the coding sequence ATGAAGCAACTGCTGGCGACTGCCGGGCTGGGGCTGCTGCTGTCGGCCTGCCAGGTGGTGGGCCCGGATTACCAGTTACCGGACGCCGCCGCCGTCAACCGTGGCGACCTGCAGGGCCAACTGGCCGGGCAGGGCAATAACGTGGTCTCGGCCCCGGTACCCGCCGACTGGTGGAAGCTGTACCAGGACCCGCGCCTGGATGAACTGGTGCGCCAGGCCATGGCCTCCAACACCGACTTGCGCGTGGCGGCGGCCAACCTGCAACGGGCGCGCTTCCAGGTACAGGAAGCGCAATCGGCGGGTGGCTGGAGCGGCGGGGTCAAGCTCGGTGCCCAGCGTTTGCAGGAGTCCGGCGAAGCCTTTTTGCTGGCGGACAAGGTGCCGGTGGCCAATGTCGGTGATATTGGCATCACCACTTCCTATCAGTTCGACCTGTTCGGCACCCTGCAGCGCGGTATCGAAGGCGCCCAGGCCAATGCCGACGCAACCCAGGCCGCCGTGGATACTGCGCGCATCACCCTGGTGGCAGACGTGGTGCGCTCCTACACCCAGGTGTGCGCGGCCAACGAAGAGCTGCACATCGCCCGCCAGTCCCTGGATTTGCAAGCCCAAAGCACACGCCTGACCCAACGCCTGCGCGACGCCGGGCGCGGCGATGAAACCCAGGTCACCCGCTCGCAAACCCAATTCAAGTCCCTGCGCGCCGAACTGCCGCGCTTTGAGGCGGCGCGCCAGGCCGGTTTGTTCCGCCTGTCGATGCTCTTGGCCAAGCCCCTGGACCAACTGCCGGCCGGCACCCGCGATTGTGCCGAGTTGCCGCAGATCGCCCAGTTGCTGCCGGTGGGCGACGGTGCAACCCTGCTCAAACGCCGCCCCGACGTGCGCCAGGCCGAACGCCGGCTTGCGGCGGCGACGGCGGGAATTGGCGTGGCCACCGGCGAGTTATACCCGGATATCAGCATCGGTGCCTCCATCGGCACCGTGGGCATTATCGACAACCTCGGCAAGCCGGCCACCAACCGCTGGGGCTTCGGCCCGCTGTTGAGCTGGACGGTGCCGTCCAACGGCTCGCGTGCGCGCATCCATGAAGCCGAAGCCGCGACCCAGGGCGCTTTGGCGCACTTCGACGGGGTGGTGCTCAACGCCATCCGCGAGACCCAGACCGGGCTGGCGCAATACACCGCGCAACTCGAGCGCCGCGATGCGTTGGCCGAGGCCGAGCAGTCGGCGCAACAGGCTGCCGACCAGACACATCGCTTCTTCCAGGCCGGCCGCGAGTCGTTTCTCGCCGACCTGCAAGCCACCCGCACCTACACCGATATGCGTGCGCAACTGGCGCAGGCCAACACGCAGGTGGCAATGAGCCAGATCGACCTGTTCCTGGCCTTGGGCGGCGGCTGGGAAAGCGGACGAACGCACGGTGCAGAACCCGGCAAACCCTGA
- a CDS encoding NADH:ubiquinone oxidoreductase subunit N encodes MKNPYAPAFWCVLFALVLLSATYFYGVMLAHQLDKAMVFLDSACALIAALSVGVVAWASYQGQRTQKKILEQGKTRVAIWDTKVALRRVETVFDRYFWGSYWQPGRTFQEVMGELTGTPLEKSLEALKKQCVLLDRQVAEGRHWLNNARELSDVATAMARERYQLDFYDPKADTPGNAVIHREFEVLVYTWTARLKSFDHQLDEIDMEYS; translated from the coding sequence ATGAAAAACCCTTATGCTCCTGCTTTCTGGTGCGTGCTCTTCGCACTGGTGTTGTTATCGGCGACTTATTTCTACGGCGTCATGCTGGCCCATCAGCTTGATAAAGCCATGGTGTTCCTCGACAGCGCCTGCGCGCTGATCGCCGCGTTATCCGTTGGCGTGGTGGCCTGGGCGTCCTACCAGGGCCAGCGCACCCAGAAAAAAATCCTCGAACAAGGCAAGACGCGGGTCGCGATCTGGGACACCAAGGTCGCCCTGCGCCGGGTCGAAACGGTCTTTGATCGCTACTTCTGGGGCAGCTACTGGCAGCCTGGGCGTACGTTCCAGGAAGTCATGGGCGAACTGACCGGCACCCCCCTCGAAAAAAGCCTCGAAGCCTTGAAAAAACAATGCGTGCTGCTCGACCGACAAGTGGCCGAAGGGCGGCACTGGCTCAACAACGCCCGGGAGCTGTCCGACGTCGCCACCGCCATGGCCCGCGAGCGTTACCAGTTGGATTTCTACGACCCCAAGGCCGACACGCCGGGCAATGCGGTGATCCATCGCGAGTTTGAAGTACTGGTGTACACCTGGACCGCACGGCTGAAGAGCTTCGACCACCAGCTCGACGAAATCGACATGGAATACTCCTGA
- a CDS encoding YdgA family protein → MNKSAVVLLGFVAAVGVVSAGGAWYTGSQLEGVLKTTIEDANKEMERSLAGVDGRMTLEMVSLDRGWFSSTGHFRLKAEGAAFGEQFKDSELLFVDRIEHGPLPVSRLVTLKWWPVLATSHLALEKNPTTEKWFAATKDVSPIKGVANIAFNRSVNGNLELLPLEYKDATTSVNFSGLKMDYFNTAKGEEIKVNGYMDALKVDLVGPDGAPFQAQLNGLTVASNLSKSSFGFYVGQNTVELSNTQFTFGPQQAVLTVKGFEQKDSSETKDNNLSGRVDYKVAEIGYQGKPVGSAAMAVSMKNIDVPSAMVLTKLYQEKMQPVQAAQAAGQPIPELQLSEAEQALAQANVDLLLAAKPQVALENLSLKTANGESRFNLVVDLTKPSTMELPPVELAKQMITLLDTNLTLSKPMISDIAALQAQIGGVTDPKAIEQQSQMASDMASDMAVGMQLATLEGNDILAKLHYANNEVTFNGQKMTVEQFIGGALGKLGAVSGAQ, encoded by the coding sequence ATGAATAAATCAGCCGTTGTACTCTTGGGTTTTGTTGCCGCCGTCGGCGTGGTCAGTGCCGGCGGTGCCTGGTACACCGGCAGCCAGTTGGAAGGGGTGTTGAAAACCACGATCGAAGACGCCAACAAGGAGATGGAACGCTCACTGGCCGGTGTCGATGGCCGCATGACCCTGGAGATGGTCTCCCTGGATCGCGGCTGGTTCAGCAGCACCGGCCACTTCCGCCTCAAGGCCGAAGGCGCGGCGTTCGGTGAACAGTTCAAAGACAGCGAACTGCTGTTTGTCGACCGTATCGAACACGGCCCGTTGCCCGTCTCGCGCCTGGTCACCCTGAAGTGGTGGCCGGTATTGGCTACCAGCCATCTGGCACTGGAGAAGAACCCGACCACCGAAAAATGGTTCGCCGCCACCAAGGATGTGTCGCCCATCAAGGGCGTGGCCAATATCGCTTTCAACCGCTCGGTGAACGGCAACCTGGAGCTGCTGCCCCTGGAGTACAAGGACGCCACCACCAGCGTCAACTTCTCTGGCCTGAAGATGGACTACTTCAACACCGCCAAGGGTGAAGAGATCAAGGTCAATGGCTACATGGACGCCCTCAAGGTGGACCTGGTCGGCCCGGATGGCGCACCGTTCCAGGCGCAACTCAACGGCCTGACCGTGGCCAGCAACCTGTCCAAGAGCAGTTTCGGCTTCTATGTCGGCCAGAACACCGTCGAGCTGAGCAACACCCAGTTCACCTTTGGTCCACAGCAAGCGGTGCTGACCGTCAAAGGCTTCGAGCAGAAAGACAGCAGCGAGACCAAGGACAACAACCTCAGTGGCCGTGTTGATTACAAAGTCGCCGAGATCGGTTACCAGGGCAAACCTGTCGGTTCGGCGGCCATGGCCGTGAGCATGAAGAATATCGACGTGCCGTCGGCCATGGTGCTGACCAAGCTGTATCAGGAAAAAATGCAACCGGTGCAGGCTGCCCAAGCTGCCGGCCAACCGATTCCAGAACTGCAACTGAGCGAAGCCGAACAAGCGCTGGCCCAGGCTAACGTTGATCTGCTGCTGGCCGCCAAACCGCAAGTGGCCCTGGAAAACCTGTCCCTCAAGACCGCCAATGGCGAAAGCCGCTTCAACCTGGTGGTGGACCTGACCAAGCCGTCCACCATGGAACTGCCACCGGTTGAACTGGCCAAGCAAATGATCACACTGCTGGATACCAACCTGACCCTGTCCAAGCCGATGATCTCTGACATCGCCGCACTGCAAGCGCAGATCGGCGGCGTGACCGACCCCAAAGCCATCGAGCAGCAATCCCAGATGGCCAGCGACATGGCCAGCGACATGGCCGTGGGCATGCAACTGGCGACCCTGGAAGGCAACGACATCCTGGCCAAGCTGCACTACGCCAACAATGAAGTGACCTTCAATGGCCAGAAAATGACCGTCGAGCAGTTCATCGGCGGCGCGCTCGGCAAACTGGGTGCGGTCAGCGGCGCACAATAA
- the pgaA gene encoding poly-beta-1,6 N-acetyl-D-glucosamine export porin PgaA: protein MLRNPSASGPDRLRMLIGAALLLPTLAVADPAYDSLIRQARTGNHTPALNLLRQLPAERQSSGQVSDHLLIASWARQDDEVLKVYETQGRQRQLTTQALTTVARTYRNQQRWAPAEAVYRQALLREPNNPELQLGLALTLADGGKAAEAVQRARTLVVAKPEDVERRMALGYAFSRAGQPFDSLFEFDQAFIRAGNQPEVVREYLIALQRARMPEPALRLSALHPGLLDPVTQRRLEGDLAAERVRLAEFPTRSESERFVIADRALKDYDQLLATWTPDASAHDDVVRWRIDRMGALKARARTAEVIHDYEALHAQGVQLPGYALRWVAAAYLDQRLPEKAAPLFRQAVTAPDADPSNQVVDSTALYYSLLENDQTGEARAVANDLASTQKPRVELKGLPLGNPNDAWLAAQQLAAQAATYGADLPTSEKSLENLVRTSPGNVGMRVAQADMFRARAWPRRAEIALKDAENQNPRHIDLEVSQGYNALELQEWRQLDLLADDVVARAPDNRQVQRLQRLRKVHEMAELRIEAETGKSHGGGAVSGSRDWGIETLLYSPPIDEDWRIFGGIGYGTAEFEEGTGHHRWQRLGVERRTRDMTLEAEVSNHSYGKGTKQGARLAIARDINDHWQYGGSLDYLAASTPLRALNANVTANGGSGFIRWRANESREWKLALSPSHFSDGNDRVEALLSGREGVYRSPGVQVDLGLEVATSRNSKEEAAYFNPRSDFSVLPSVSINHVLYHRYETQWSQQFQAGAGTYSQRDYATGAIGLLSYGQRYRWNDVLETGANLSWINRPYDGQRESDVRLLVDLTYRF from the coding sequence ATGTTGCGTAACCCCTCTGCCTCCGGCCCTGATCGATTGCGTATGCTGATCGGTGCCGCCCTGCTGCTGCCAACCCTGGCCGTGGCCGATCCTGCCTATGATTCCCTGATTCGCCAGGCCCGCACCGGCAACCACACGCCGGCGCTCAACCTGTTGCGCCAATTGCCTGCCGAGCGCCAGAGCTCTGGGCAAGTCAGCGACCACCTGCTGATTGCCAGTTGGGCGCGCCAGGATGACGAAGTACTCAAGGTCTATGAGACCCAGGGGCGCCAGCGCCAGCTGACCACCCAAGCGCTGACCACCGTGGCCCGCACCTATCGCAATCAACAGCGCTGGGCGCCTGCCGAGGCCGTGTATCGCCAGGCGTTGCTGCGCGAACCGAACAACCCGGAGTTGCAACTGGGCCTGGCCCTGACCCTGGCCGATGGCGGCAAAGCCGCCGAAGCCGTACAGCGTGCCCGCACCCTGGTGGTGGCCAAGCCCGAGGATGTCGAGCGGCGCATGGCCCTGGGCTACGCGTTTTCTCGGGCCGGGCAGCCGTTTGATTCACTGTTCGAGTTCGACCAGGCGTTTATTCGCGCCGGCAACCAGCCCGAGGTGGTGCGTGAATACCTGATCGCCCTGCAACGTGCACGTATGCCGGAACCGGCCTTGCGCCTGAGCGCCCTGCACCCCGGCCTGCTGGACCCGGTGACCCAGCGCCGCCTGGAAGGTGACTTGGCTGCCGAACGTGTGCGCCTGGCTGAATTCCCGACGCGCAGTGAAAGCGAACGCTTTGTGATCGCCGACCGCGCCCTCAAGGATTACGACCAACTGCTCGCCACCTGGACCCCGGATGCCAGTGCCCATGACGATGTAGTGCGCTGGCGCATCGACCGGATGGGCGCGCTCAAGGCCCGGGCACGTACCGCCGAGGTGATCCACGACTACGAAGCCTTGCACGCTCAAGGCGTGCAACTGCCCGGCTACGCCCTGCGCTGGGTGGCCGCCGCCTACCTCGATCAACGCCTGCCGGAAAAGGCTGCGCCGCTGTTTCGCCAAGCGGTGACAGCGCCGGACGCCGACCCCAGCAACCAAGTGGTAGACAGCACCGCGCTGTACTACTCCCTGCTGGAAAACGACCAGACCGGCGAGGCCCGCGCTGTCGCAAACGACCTGGCGAGCACGCAAAAGCCTCGGGTCGAACTCAAGGGGCTGCCCCTCGGCAACCCCAACGACGCGTGGCTGGCCGCCCAGCAACTGGCGGCCCAGGCCGCGACCTACGGCGCCGATCTGCCAACCAGTGAAAAAAGCCTGGAGAACCTGGTGCGCACCTCGCCCGGTAATGTCGGCATGCGTGTGGCCCAGGCGGACATGTTCCGCGCCCGCGCCTGGCCACGGCGTGCCGAGATTGCCCTCAAGGACGCCGAAAACCAGAACCCCCGCCATATCGACCTGGAAGTCTCCCAAGGCTACAACGCGCTGGAGTTGCAGGAGTGGCGCCAGCTCGATTTGCTCGCCGATGATGTGGTCGCCCGCGCCCCAGACAATCGCCAGGTGCAACGTCTGCAACGCCTGCGCAAGGTGCATGAGATGGCCGAGCTGCGCATCGAAGCCGAGACCGGTAAAAGTCATGGCGGCGGGGCGGTTTCGGGTAGCCGCGACTGGGGCATCGAAACCCTGCTCTACAGCCCGCCCATCGATGAAGACTGGCGGATCTTTGGCGGTATCGGCTACGGCACCGCCGAATTTGAAGAAGGCACCGGCCACCACCGCTGGCAGCGCCTGGGTGTGGAGCGGCGGACCCGCGATATGACCCTGGAGGCCGAAGTCTCCAATCACTCCTACGGCAAAGGCACCAAGCAAGGCGCACGCCTGGCGATTGCGCGGGACATCAACGACCACTGGCAGTACGGCGGCAGTCTTGACTACCTGGCCGCCAGCACGCCGTTGCGTGCGCTCAATGCCAATGTCACCGCCAATGGCGGCAGCGGGTTTATCCGCTGGCGCGCCAACGAGAGTCGAGAGTGGAAACTGGCCTTGAGCCCGTCCCACTTCAGCGACGGCAACGACCGTGTCGAAGCGCTGCTCAGCGGCCGTGAGGGCGTCTACCGCTCGCCGGGCGTGCAAGTGGACCTTGGCCTGGAAGTCGCCACCAGCCGCAACAGCAAAGAAGAGGCGGCGTATTTCAACCCGCGCTCAGACTTCAGCGTGCTGCCCAGCGTGAGCATCAACCATGTGCTCTATCACCGCTACGAAACCCAGTGGAGTCAGCAGTTCCAGGCCGGTGCGGGCACCTACAGCCAGCGCGATTACGCCACCGGCGCCATTGGTTTACTCAGTTACGGCCAGCGTTATCGCTGGAACGACGTACTGGAAACCGGCGCCAACCTGAGCTGGATCAACCGACCTTATGACGGTCAGCGCGAAAGCGATGTGCGCCTGCTCGTCGACCTCACTTACCGTTTCTAG